The following proteins come from a genomic window of Desulfobacterales bacterium:
- a CDS encoding D-Ala-D-Ala carboxypeptidase family metallohydrolase yields MGDLSRNFSKSEFACRCCGKTEIDQRLVDALQELRDLANAPIRVTSGYRCPDHNQAVGGAKQSRHLRGHAADIVIKSLSVAGMYELAEQVAAFRNGGIGVYPEQGFVHVDIREVRTRWGHLGGKYVSFEEAMKTIGGERNATA; encoded by the coding sequence ATGGGAGATCTGAGCCGGAATTTTTCGAAGAGCGAGTTCGCCTGCCGGTGTTGCGGCAAGACCGAGATCGATCAACGCCTCGTGGATGCGCTCCAGGAGTTGCGAGACCTCGCAAACGCTCCAATCCGCGTCACCAGCGGCTACCGCTGTCCCGATCACAACCAGGCGGTGGGCGGTGCAAAACAGAGTCGGCATCTGCGCGGACACGCCGCGGACATCGTGATCAAGAGCCTGTCCGTCGCCGGGATGTACGAACTCGCCGAGCAGGTGGCCGCCTTCCGTAACGGCGGAATCGGCGTCTACCCGGAGCAAGGATTTGTCCACGTGGACATCCGCGAGGTGCGGACCCGATGGGGACACCTCGGCGGCAAATACGTTTCGTTCGAAGAAGCAATGAAAACCATTGGAGGTGAACGCAATGCAACAGCTTGA
- a CDS encoding phage baseplate assembly protein V yields MIETQDRQHEERYKNRWYGKYRAFLRDNNDPERLGRCRLEIPAVLGTGKENWSEWAWPCFAYGGNEDIGVFLIPEEGASVWAEFEGGNVQYPIWSGVWLAKTNPGEQPEESKPLCSDPTCHDCEDKVEHKPDRRDDLEHKKHHGHPPYYCPRRKVLLKTETGHTIVLDDRDEEEFLKVIDRAGQILHMECRVKRDIQTGNARRRGTKDAEQGDQLDIDSDIKDQKARIEITDLCRQFVRWEAWKDMEKIHIQSCDKSRARWQKILIDTTKGKEKVHIWGLGGTQELLIDSTEGSEKIRFNDKAGSTITMDGVTGNIIIRSANKVLINP; encoded by the coding sequence GTGATCGAGACACAGGACCGGCAGCACGAGGAACGCTACAAAAACCGCTGGTACGGAAAGTATAGAGCGTTCTTGAGGGACAACAACGATCCGGAGCGGCTCGGCCGCTGCCGGCTCGAAATTCCAGCGGTGCTCGGAACCGGCAAAGAGAACTGGTCTGAATGGGCGTGGCCCTGCTTTGCCTACGGCGGCAACGAGGACATCGGCGTGTTTCTCATCCCCGAGGAGGGCGCTTCCGTCTGGGCCGAATTCGAAGGGGGCAATGTCCAGTACCCGATCTGGTCCGGCGTGTGGCTGGCAAAGACCAACCCCGGCGAGCAACCGGAGGAATCCAAACCCCTATGTTCCGATCCGACCTGCCATGACTGCGAGGACAAGGTCGAGCACAAGCCCGACCGGCGGGACGACCTGGAGCACAAGAAACACCACGGCCACCCGCCGTACTACTGCCCGCGCCGCAAGGTTCTTCTCAAGACCGAGACCGGACACACTATCGTTCTCGATGACCGCGACGAGGAGGAGTTCCTCAAGGTCATCGACCGGGCCGGGCAGATTCTTCATATGGAATGCCGCGTGAAGCGCGACATTCAGACCGGCAATGCGCGCCGCCGGGGAACCAAGGACGCCGAGCAGGGCGACCAGCTCGACATCGACTCGGACATCAAGGACCAGAAGGCCCGCATCGAGATCACCGATCTGTGCCGGCAGTTCGTGCGCTGGGAGGCGTGGAAGGACATGGAGAAAATCCATATCCAGTCCTGCGACAAGTCCCGCGCCCGGTGGCAGAAGATTCTCATCGACACCACCAAGGGCAAGGAGAAGGTCCACATCTGGGGATTGGGCGGTACGCAGGAGCTCTTGATCGACTCGACTGAGGGCTCGGAGAAGATACGTTTCAACGACAAAGCTGGCAGCACCATCACGATGGACGGCGTAACAGGCAACATAATCATCCGGTCAGCGAACAAGGTGTTGATCAACCCTTAA
- a CDS encoding glycosyltransferase, producing the protein MHPTVSIVIPVCNRERYIGRAIESVLFQTYTDFDLLVWDDGSTDKTAKEALEYAKKDRRVRIAFYNHRGAVKALKSALADTFGTYLCWVDSDDMLAPTALEETVAVLEENPTVGMVYTDYQVIDASDRITGYSNRRRAPYSRGRMLQDFKTLQFRLIRPSVFERSGGIDESFYCDEDYSLCLRLAEFTEVRHIPKPLYFYRIYEDSVSQNMGADQVHCNQDEVSRNPERCGLPDRFERDLQIRGRFPLRREKSNG; encoded by the coding sequence ATGCATCCAACCGTTTCAATCGTCATACCGGTATGTAACCGGGAGCGCTATATCGGTAGAGCCATCGAAAGCGTTCTATTTCAGACATACACAGATTTCGATTTGCTCGTCTGGGATGACGGTTCGACCGATAAGACCGCGAAGGAAGCCCTCGAATACGCCAAGAAAGACCGGCGTGTGCGCATCGCCTTTTATAACCATCGGGGGGCTGTCAAAGCCTTGAAATCGGCCTTGGCCGACACCTTCGGGACGTATCTGTGTTGGGTGGACAGCGACGACATGCTTGCTCCCACGGCCCTGGAGGAGACAGTCGCGGTTTTGGAAGAAAATCCGACCGTCGGAATGGTCTACACGGACTACCAGGTCATCGACGCCTCCGACCGGATAACCGGGTACAGCAATCGTCGTCGGGCTCCTTATTCGAGGGGTCGGATGCTTCAGGACTTCAAAACCCTCCAATTCCGGCTCATCCGGCCTTCGGTATTTGAGAGAAGCGGGGGCATCGACGAGAGTTTTTACTGCGATGAAGACTACAGCCTCTGCTTACGTCTCGCGGAATTTACCGAGGTGCGCCATATCCCCAAGCCGCTCTATTTCTACCGCATCTATGAGGACTCGGTCTCACAGAACATGGGTGCCGACCAGGTCCATTGCAACCAGGATGAAGTGAGCCGGAATCCGGAACGGTGCGGCTTGCCGGACCGATTCGAGCGCGATCTGCAGATACGGGGCCGGTTTCCGCTGCGAAGGGAAAAATCGAATGGCTGA
- a CDS encoding PAAR domain-containing protein: MARPQARLGDISSHGGVIITGALRTVVNGRPAARLGDLHVCPIPGHGVTPIVTGSLNTATEGLPNARIGDITACGAIIVTGSLNTNDD, from the coding sequence ATGGCAAGACCCCAAGCGAGACTCGGTGATATCTCCAGTCACGGCGGCGTGATCATAACCGGCGCGCTTCGGACTGTCGTCAACGGAAGACCCGCGGCACGCTTGGGCGACCTGCACGTCTGCCCGATTCCGGGTCACGGCGTGACCCCCATCGTGACGGGCAGCCTGAACACGGCAACCGAGGGACTGCCGAACGCCCGCATTGGCGATATCACGGCCTGCGGGGCGATCATCGTGACCGGAAGCCTTAACACGAACGACGATTGA
- a CDS encoding GPW/gp25 family protein — protein sequence MALDFLGRGLKFPFRFQRRSGGAQVSSATSTEHEHIHESIIQILGTRPGERFMRPEFGSRLKDLVFEPNDEVLRGLIRHYVIDAVRRWEKRVVITGVSFDDSPSNKDSNLLPVRIAYRVIQSQVEGNLVYPFYREPRQSAPPRQFRAVAGK from the coding sequence ATGGCTTTGGATTTCCTCGGACGCGGGTTGAAGTTTCCCTTCCGCTTTCAGCGGCGGTCCGGGGGCGCACAGGTCTCTTCGGCCACCTCCACCGAACACGAACACATCCACGAGAGCATCATTCAGATTCTCGGCACCCGGCCGGGCGAACGCTTCATGCGCCCGGAATTCGGATCGAGGCTCAAGGACTTGGTGTTCGAGCCCAACGACGAGGTGTTGAGGGGCCTGATCCGCCATTACGTGATCGACGCCGTGAGGCGCTGGGAGAAACGGGTCGTCATCACCGGTGTGTCCTTCGACGATTCCCCCTCCAATAAGGACAGCAACCTTCTCCCGGTCCGCATCGCCTATCGCGTCATTCAAAGCCAGGTGGAAGGCAACCTGGTCTATCCCTTCTACCGCGAGCCGCGCCAATCCGCTCCGCCCCGACAGTTCCGCGCCGTCGCCGGTAAGTAA